One Deinococcus aestuarii DNA segment encodes these proteins:
- a CDS encoding MaoC family dehydratase, translating into MNEDLNRPQGRYFEELPVGTVIRHRVTRTVTEADNVFFTTLTMNPQPLHLDHEYAAATEFGRPLVNSLLTLSLLVGLSVHELTLGTLVANLGLSDVVFPTPVFHGDTLRAESEVLEVRESRSRPDAGIVTVEHRAINQRGEVVARCNRTALMQKRP; encoded by the coding sequence GTGAACGAGGACCTCAACCGCCCCCAGGGCCGCTACTTCGAGGAGCTGCCGGTCGGCACCGTCATCCGCCACCGGGTGACGCGCACGGTGACGGAGGCGGATAACGTCTTTTTCACCACGCTGACGATGAACCCGCAGCCGCTGCACCTCGACCACGAGTACGCCGCCGCGACCGAGTTCGGGCGCCCGCTGGTGAACAGCCTCCTGACCCTGAGCCTGCTCGTCGGCCTGAGCGTCCACGAGCTGACCCTGGGCACCCTGGTCGCCAACCTCGGGCTGAGTGACGTGGTGTTCCCCACACCCGTCTTCCACGGCGACACCCTGCGCGCGGAGTCGGAGGTGCTGGAGGTGAGGGAGAGCCGCAGCCGACCGGACGCCGGGATCGTCACCGTCGAACACCGGGCGATCAACCAGCGGGGCGAGGTCGTGGCGCGCTGCAACCGGACGGCGCTGATGCAGAAGAGGCCGTGA
- a CDS encoding HpcH/HpaI aldolase/citrate lyase family protein, whose amino-acid sequence MTSPIPRPRSVLFAPGNRAELIAKLPRAEPDAVVLDLEDAVPSGPEAKAAARTVTRDAARDLIAAHPHLAVFVRVNAVHSPFFGDDLGVLTPELAGVVVPKLESAADVRLVAQALSGRGLSLPVMAGLETGAGVWNAREILVPPVAWAYFGAEDYVTDLGGQRTVGNLEVLYARSRVALAARLAGVPALDIVVTRLGDEAAFREDAAQGRALGYAGKLCIHPAQVPLAHEHFGPTDAEAERARRLLGAAHEAAQSGRGAFSFEGQMVDEPMMARARATLHARGEHP is encoded by the coding sequence TTGACCTCCCCCATCCCGCGCCCCCGCAGCGTGCTCTTCGCGCCGGGCAACCGCGCCGAATTGATCGCCAAGCTGCCCCGCGCTGAGCCGGATGCCGTCGTCCTCGACCTGGAGGACGCCGTGCCCAGCGGCCCCGAGGCCAAGGCGGCGGCCCGCACGGTCACGCGGGACGCGGCGCGTGACCTGATCGCCGCGCACCCCCACCTCGCGGTCTTCGTGCGGGTGAACGCCGTCCACTCGCCCTTTTTCGGGGACGACCTCGGGGTGCTGACCCCCGAGCTCGCGGGCGTGGTCGTCCCCAAGCTGGAGTCGGCGGCGGACGTGCGGCTCGTGGCGCAGGCGCTCTCGGGGCGGGGCCTGAGCCTGCCCGTCATGGCGGGGCTGGAAACGGGCGCGGGGGTTTGGAACGCGCGGGAGATCCTGGTGCCGCCCGTGGCGTGGGCGTACTTCGGGGCGGAGGATTACGTGACCGACCTGGGGGGGCAGCGGACCGTGGGAAACCTGGAGGTGCTGTATGCCCGCTCGCGGGTGGCCCTCGCCGCCCGGCTGGCGGGGGTGCCCGCCCTCGACATCGTGGTGACGCGGCTGGGGGACGAGGCCGCCTTCCGGGAGGACGCCGCGCAGGGCCGGGCGCTGGGGTACGCGGGGAAGCTGTGCATCCACCCCGCGCAGGTGCCCCTGGCCCACGAGCATTTCGGCCCCACCGACGCCGAGGCCGAGCGGGCCCGCCGTCTCCTGGGCGCCGCACACGAGGCGGCGCAGTCGGGCCGGGGCGCCTTTTCCTTCGAGGGGCAGATGGTGGACGAGCCCATGATGGCGCGGGCGCGGGCGACCCTGCACGCGCGGGGAGAGCATCCGTGA
- a CDS encoding cytochrome c-type biogenesis protein → MRERSAVSRQPSALRRLVALVVGVLLSVSLALTPEQEARAKFVGSNLRCPICTGVPITESTNDISREMLRDVREQVAAGRSDRDIYAYFSARYGNFVLLDPPKEGSNLLLWGAPLLALAGGGLVLWGFLRKKNAAPASTPEPVADEPFDPFLAQVRRDTRRDDRAGGGA, encoded by the coding sequence GTGAGGGAGCGGTCAGCCGTCAGCCGTCAGCCGTCAGCCCTGCGGCGGCTCGTCGCCCTCGTCGTGGGGGTGCTGCTGTCCGTGTCGCTGGCCCTGACGCCGGAGCAGGAGGCGCGGGCGAAGTTCGTCGGGTCGAACCTGCGCTGCCCGATCTGCACGGGGGTGCCGATCACGGAGAGCACGAACGACATCAGCCGGGAGATGCTGCGCGACGTGCGCGAGCAGGTGGCGGCAGGGCGCAGCGACCGGGACATCTATGCCTACTTCTCGGCGCGGTACGGGAATTTCGTGCTCCTGGACCCGCCCAAGGAGGGGAGCAATCTGCTGCTGTGGGGGGCGCCGCTGCTCGCGCTGGCGGGGGGCGGCTTGGTGCTGTGGGGCTTTCTGCGGAAGAAGAATGCTGCGCCCGCGTCCACCCCCGAGCCGGTCGCCGATGAACCCTTTGACCCCTTCCTCGCCCAGGTGAGGCGGGACACCCGGCGGGACGACCGGGCGGGAGGTGGGGCGTGA
- a CDS encoding TlpA family protein disulfide reductase — protein MTDLSTKTNSTTKAPVPLWRRLLPPVLAAGLVGVLGAALLSPARNATDGGPLVGKPAPAFTLESLDGTRVSLASLRGRPVVVNFWASWCGPCREEAPLFRELSERQGAGQGLAVVGVLFQETNEGNARDFIREYALAYPSLRDPGIKTGINYGVAGIPETFFIDRAGVVQHVDRGGLDRERLNVGLEKIGVTGL, from the coding sequence GTGACTGACCTCTCCACAAAGACAAATTCGACCACCAAGGCGCCCGTCCCCCTGTGGCGGCGGTTGCTGCCGCCCGTGCTCGCCGCGGGCCTCGTCGGGGTGCTCGGCGCGGCGCTGCTGAGTCCGGCGCGCAATGCCACGGACGGCGGGCCGCTCGTCGGCAAGCCTGCCCCCGCATTTACCCTGGAGAGTCTGGACGGCACGCGGGTCAGCCTCGCCTCGCTCAGGGGCCGCCCGGTCGTCGTGAACTTCTGGGCGTCGTGGTGCGGGCCGTGCCGGGAGGAGGCGCCCCTCTTCCGGGAACTCAGCGAGCGGCAGGGGGCCGGGCAGGGGCTGGCGGTCGTCGGCGTGCTGTTTCAGGAGACGAACGAGGGCAATGCGCGCGACTTCATCCGCGAGTACGCCCTCGCCTATCCCTCGCTGCGGGACCCGGGCATCAAGACGGGCATCAACTACGGCGTGGCGGGCATTCCCGAGACGTTTTTCATCGACCGGGCGGGCGTGGTTCAGCACGTGGACCGGGGCGGCCTGGACCGCGAGCGGCTGAACGTGGGGCTGGAGAAGATCGGGGTGACGGGGCTGTGA
- a CDS encoding Rieske 2Fe-2S domain-containing protein has protein sequence MRPSSKKFTRRDLLERWWVVPVAGTLGAFGYMGWYASRVTFGKEGAGEPDFLPGEAVRVAARSDLAAEWAQVEFTYAGRPCVLLRVPEPVPGGLSEDGVHYVAYSRVCTHLGCPVNLVRDPEVLAFAYNYRPPAQDRHPQLGCPCHYSVFDPLRAGEAVFGKANGPLPRVRLEARGGNLSATGIEPAPALGG, from the coding sequence GTGAGGCCCAGTTCCAAAAAATTCACCCGACGCGACCTGCTCGAACGCTGGTGGGTGGTGCCGGTGGCGGGCACGCTGGGGGCGTTCGGCTATATGGGCTGGTACGCCTCGCGCGTGACCTTCGGGAAGGAGGGGGCGGGCGAGCCCGACTTCTTGCCGGGGGAGGCCGTGCGGGTGGCGGCACGGTCGGACCTCGCCGCCGAGTGGGCGCAGGTGGAGTTCACCTACGCCGGGCGGCCCTGCGTCCTGCTGCGGGTGCCCGAGCCCGTGCCCGGCGGCCTGAGCGAGGACGGGGTGCACTACGTGGCCTACTCACGGGTCTGCACCCACCTGGGCTGCCCGGTCAACCTCGTGCGTGACCCGGAGGTGCTCGCCTTCGCGTACAACTACCGCCCGCCCGCCCAGGACCGTCACCCGCAGCTCGGCTGCCCGTGTCATTACAGCGTGTTCGACCCGCTGAGGGCCGGGGAAGCCGTCTTCGGCAAGGCGAACGGCCCGCTGCCCCGGGTGCGGCTGGAGGCGCGCGGCGGCAACCTCTCCGCGACGGGCATCGAGCCCGCCCCGGCGCTGGGAGGCTAG
- a CDS encoding GNAT family N-acetyltransferase — MTSLTFTRGDVGAASGVLTATAAHLAALGRPLWPVSSLTPQRLERQYPAQSWRVAWLETRPVGTFALLSEDPLFWPQAAPGEALYLHKLGVHPEAQGQGLASRLLEEAVRETRAAGVPFLRLDTAATRPKLRALYEAAGFRAVDERQVRGFHVVRYELDV, encoded by the coding sequence ATGACGAGTCTCACCTTCACCCGGGGGGACGTGGGGGCCGCCTCGGGCGTGCTCACGGCGACCGCCGCCCACCTCGCCGCGCTGGGCAGGCCGCTGTGGCCCGTGTCCAGCCTGACGCCGCAGCGCCTGGAGCGGCAGTACCCGGCGCAGAGCTGGCGGGTCGCGTGGTTGGAAACCCGGCCCGTCGGCACCTTCGCCCTGCTTTCCGAGGACCCGCTCTTCTGGCCGCAGGCGGCGCCCGGGGAGGCGTTGTACCTGCACAAACTCGGCGTCCACCCGGAAGCACAGGGCCAGGGCCTCGCCTCCCGACTGCTGGAGGAGGCCGTGCGGGAAACGCGGGCCGCCGGGGTCCCCTTCCTGCGCCTCGACACCGCCGCCACCCGGCCCAAGCTCCGCGCCCTGTACGAGGCGGCGGGCTTCCGGGCGGTGGACGAGCGGCAGGTCAGGGGGTTTCACGTCGTGCGGTACGAGCTGGACGTGTAG
- a CDS encoding c-type cytochrome: MILGLTVFALVVLAALWLVLLPLRGGLPADPDAPERERLTAEQDRLYGELANLTDDSRRPDLERRAALTLRSLDALPPAPPPRERSGRTRTLALTGLTAAALVTVAGAVTLVPRWQLASLGAGEAQDVRDVLALPGLRKRAEATGDKAAYVAWGRAAFDSARYAQAVLAYGNALRLDPRQPEALRRLGILLLTRPDQQGQNAKDPTPEEAQQAFRLIQAAAQLAPREPESQLLLGFALARFGQDADALTALERYRTLDPKGRDADDLITAIRARQNEDDPGLKVYAANCASCHGPNGQGGLGPSLRVSALSREALRSVTVNGKGAMPAYPNLKPDELNALLDVLERWQKEGQ; encoded by the coding sequence GTGATCCTGGGCCTGACCGTCTTCGCCCTCGTCGTCCTCGCCGCGCTGTGGCTCGTCCTGCTCCCCTTACGCGGGGGGCTGCCCGCCGACCCCGACGCCCCGGAGCGCGAGCGGCTGACCGCCGAGCAGGACCGCCTGTACGGGGAACTGGCGAACCTGACGGACGATTCGCGCCGCCCCGACCTCGAACGCCGCGCGGCGCTGACCCTGCGCTCACTGGACGCCCTGCCGCCCGCCCCTCCGCCCCGGGAGCGGAGCGGACGCACCCGCACCCTCGCGCTGACGGGGCTGACCGCGGCCGCGCTCGTGACTGTCGCCGGGGCGGTGACCCTCGTGCCGCGCTGGCAGCTCGCCTCGCTGGGGGCGGGCGAGGCGCAGGACGTGCGGGACGTGCTCGCGCTGCCGGGCCTGAGGAAGAGGGCCGAGGCCACAGGGGACAAAGCGGCGTACGTCGCCTGGGGCCGGGCCGCCTTCGACTCCGCACGGTACGCGCAGGCCGTCCTCGCGTACGGGAACGCGCTGAGGCTCGATCCCCGCCAGCCCGAGGCGTTGCGGCGGCTGGGCATCCTGCTCCTGACGCGGCCCGACCAGCAGGGGCAGAACGCGAAGGACCCTACGCCCGAGGAAGCGCAGCAGGCTTTCCGCCTCATCCAGGCGGCGGCGCAGCTCGCCCCGCGGGAGCCCGAGTCGCAACTCCTCCTCGGCTTCGCGCTCGCCCGCTTCGGGCAGGACGCAGACGCGTTGACGGCGCTCGAACGCTACCGGACCCTCGACCCCAAGGGGCGGGACGCCGACGACCTCATCACTGCCATCCGTGCCCGGCAGAACGAGGACGACCCCGGGCTCAAGGTCTACGCCGCGAACTGCGCGAGCTGCCACGGCCCGAACGGTCAGGGCGGCCTGGGTCCCAGCCTGCGGGTGTCCGCCCTCTCCCGCGAGGCGCTTAGAAGCGTGACCGTCAACGGCAAGGGGGCCATGCCCGCCTACCCGAACCTGAAGCCGGACGAGCTGAACGCCCTCCTCGACGTGCTGGAGCGGTGGCAGAAGGAAGGGCAGTGA
- a CDS encoding cytochrome c-type biogenesis CcmF C-terminal domain-containing protein, whose translation LSREGAFLAGNWLFLVFAVMVLVGTLFPTFVEAVQGRRDASVGPAFYNAFAIPLGLGLLLLMGVGPLLPWRRAEGQGLWRALRPLLIAGVGAGVIAFALGVRSPGVLGTVALSAYNLVGLGLLTVRAMRQRGGGLMTLVREQPRRYGAYLAHVGLVVMALGIAFSGAYRQDAQTTLNVGAPSTTLLHETLALQGIRREVRPYRQSQVARVLIDGQPFEARLNTYVQGGDSAFAAPAVRYGLLGDTYLVVTAFDADGKWASVRLIESPLVSWIWWGTLVVVLGAGLTLVTPRRAAVRVPVTRTAPATD comes from the coding sequence CGCTGAGCCGTGAGGGTGCCTTCCTGGCAGGCAACTGGCTGTTCCTCGTCTTCGCGGTGATGGTCCTCGTCGGGACCCTCTTCCCCACCTTCGTGGAGGCGGTGCAGGGGCGGCGGGACGCGTCGGTGGGGCCCGCCTTCTACAACGCCTTTGCCATTCCGCTGGGGCTGGGCCTGCTGCTCTTGATGGGCGTGGGGCCGCTGCTCCCCTGGCGGCGGGCGGAAGGTCAGGGATTGTGGCGGGCGCTGCGTCCGCTCTTGATCGCGGGTGTCGGGGCGGGCGTGATCGCCTTCGCGCTCGGGGTGCGGAGTCCCGGCGTGCTGGGGACGGTTGCGCTGTCGGCCTACAACCTCGTCGGCCTCGGGCTGCTCACGGTCCGGGCGATGCGGCAGCGGGGCGGCGGCCTGATGACCCTCGTGCGTGAGCAGCCCCGCCGCTACGGGGCCTACCTCGCCCACGTCGGCCTCGTCGTGATGGCGCTCGGGATCGCCTTTTCGGGGGCGTACCGGCAGGACGCGCAGACGACGCTCAACGTCGGCGCCCCCTCCACCACACTGCTGCACGAGACGCTGGCGCTGCAAGGCATCCGGCGGGAGGTCAGGCCTTACAGGCAGTCGCAGGTGGCCCGCGTCCTGATCGACGGTCAGCCCTTCGAGGCACGGCTGAACACCTACGTGCAGGGCGGGGACTCCGCCTTCGCCGCGCCCGCCGTGCGCTACGGGCTGCTGGGCGACACCTACCTCGTGGTGACGGCCTTCGACGCGGACGGGAAGTGGGCGAGCGTGCGGCTGATCGAGAGCCCGCTGGTGTCGTGGATCTGGTGGGGCACGCTGGTCGTGGTGCTGGGGGCGGGGCTGACGCTCGTGACGCCCCGGCGGGCAGCGGTGCGGGTGCCCGTGACGCGGACGGCCCCGGCGACGGACTGA